One window of Novosphingobium sp. 9U genomic DNA carries:
- a CDS encoding DUF11 domain-containing protein, with protein MIKSALLCGSVTLFAWASSAQAAGTEAGTSIPNQASVSYSVGGTTTSVDSNVATFVVDKKVNLTVTGGVITQTAIGTSDQVTAFQVTNLTNATQDFHLSPDQQNLSIPILGADNFDVSNLRVFVDVNGNGTYEAGIDTATYIDELHPETSVTVFLVGNIPNVPGEDIAIVSLSAQAAAGGSVGTEGATLVATSLLQADSPSTMDIVFADASGTFDLARDGIGRAFNAYKIGTAAVSMTKTARVLSDPVNLLVNPRAIPGAVLEYCLTVSNAGPGIATGVNLTDQLPAGTTYVPNSLSVGGVGSGGQCVLNGTTEDDDTTGADETDLYGGSFDGTVVRGTIPTLLVGTSLTAAFRVTVN; from the coding sequence ATGATCAAATCCGCGCTGCTATGTGGCAGCGTGACACTCTTTGCTTGGGCCAGCAGCGCGCAAGCTGCAGGCACTGAGGCTGGCACCAGCATCCCCAACCAGGCCAGCGTCAGCTACTCGGTAGGCGGTACGACGACGAGCGTGGACTCGAACGTCGCCACCTTCGTCGTCGACAAGAAGGTTAACCTGACGGTCACCGGCGGCGTGATCACGCAGACCGCGATCGGCACCAGCGATCAGGTGACCGCGTTCCAGGTGACCAACCTCACCAACGCCACGCAGGACTTCCATCTTTCGCCCGACCAGCAGAACCTCTCGATCCCGATCCTGGGTGCGGACAACTTCGACGTGTCGAACCTGCGCGTCTTCGTCGACGTCAACGGCAACGGTACGTATGAAGCGGGCATCGACACGGCGACCTACATCGACGAGCTCCATCCGGAAACCTCGGTGACCGTGTTCCTGGTCGGTAACATTCCCAACGTGCCGGGTGAGGACATCGCGATCGTCTCGCTCTCGGCGCAGGCTGCGGCCGGCGGTTCGGTCGGTACGGAAGGTGCGACGCTGGTGGCAACCTCGCTGCTGCAGGCGGACTCGCCTTCGACCATGGACATCGTGTTCGCCGATGCGAGCGGCACCTTCGACCTGGCGCGCGACGGTATCGGCCGTGCGTTCAACGCCTACAAGATTGGCACGGCGGCCGTGTCCATGACGAAGACGGCGCGCGTTCTCTCCGATCCGGTGAACCTGCTCGTCAATCCGCGCGCCATTCCGGGCGCGGTGCTGGAGTACTGCCTCACCGTCAGCAATGCCGGTCCGGGCATCGCGACTGGGGTCAACCTGACTGACCAATTGCCCGCAGGCACCACCTACGTGCCTAACTCGCTCAGCGTGGGCGGCGTCGGTTCGGGCGGCCAGTGCGTGCTGAACGGCACCACCGAGGACGACGATACCACGGGTGCGGATGAGACCGACCTCTATGGCGGTTCTTTCGACGGCACCGTGGTACGTGGCACCATCCCGACACTTCTGGTGGGAACCTCGCTCACCGCGGCGTTCCGCGTCACCGTCAACTGA